A genomic region of Dreissena polymorpha isolate Duluth1 chromosome 4, UMN_Dpol_1.0, whole genome shotgun sequence contains the following coding sequences:
- the LOC127876336 gene encoding cAMP and cAMP-inhibited cGMP 3',5'-cyclic phosphodiesterase 10A-like: MSSPIRNLVSGSRSAGLQHFRASERWVSRVPCTITTGYQVKEFLARYPGILEEYLIENVSTEFLEGILIRKRAESRKPTDVGATSDRERSQLKLERMYTEIGIDKLARNICECSSDEEILEKIYEAAGILGAIVEAEKRSMYMTDVNNIDMYRYVPEQKSHRKHVGPMGLKLTVSAHVAFTKQSVNVADLPQDSRFPKGVGLGDDEAHHVIALPVLLETGRCLAVLEFTRSWERDPFSKREYEMAHAVLCWVASCVQKLKMNKLLKIQARLNQYLLQSARSLFDDMQNIDLLITKIMTFTKELVSADRCSLFLVDQVRKELVAEFFDEGKSSEDGTPLYTKTSQIRFSVEKGISGYVARTGLSVNIRDANSDERFNPEVDNKTGYRTQSVLCLPIHGKTGVISVMMLLNKQEERFFTEEDERSFQSFSVYSALALQYARIFNQLTHQQAKYKVAMDVLEFHIKGPDSEVQELRKDPYIPDDKIPYAFWSFDFFINDDIVPDLPKLFIKICTDIFGPKQFDLTKLCRFIITVRKNYRPVTYHNWQHGFTVAHSLWRIVKLCDNAGFDKVEKLALIFAGISHDIDHRGYNNDFFRKLQQPLAALYSTSTMEQHHYRQTVTILHAEGHDIFSSLSSEDHSRLLELIRLNILATDLSLYFGNQKFLAGLSAKGEFSFESNEHRKALSSIIMTAADLCAISKPWETQRPTIDNLYKEFYEQGDIEKRKGFKPMPMMDRLTQEEVPQQQIGFIDFICKPMYTTLSAILPETMPLLTGCLEVKERWKIVISEKETKKSTLIKSNV, encoded by the exons atgagCTCTCCGATAAGAAACCTGGTAAGCGGTTCCCGTTCCGCCGGTCTGCAGCACTTCCGGGCGTCAGAACGCTGGGTATCGCGCGTTCCGTGCACTATTACCACGGGGTACCAAGTAAAAGAGTTTTTAGCGCGATATCCAGGGATCCTTGAAGAATACTTGATTGAAAACGTATCGACAGAGTTTCTAGAGGGTATCTTGATCCGGAAGCGAGCAGAGTCGCGTAAGCCGACCGATGTAGGAGCAACTTCCGACAGAGAGCGATCGCAGCTGAAACTAGAAAGGATGTACACAGAGATTGGCATCGATAAGCTGGCGAGGAATATCTGTGAGTGTTCTTCAGACGAAGAAATTTTGGAAAAGATTTATGAGGCCGCCGGGATACTTGGAGCAATTGTGGAAGCCGAAAAACGGAGCATGTACATGACGGACGTCAATAACATCGACATGTACCGGTACGTCCCGGAGCAAAAGAGTCACCGGAAGCACGTCGGTCCCATGGGACTCAAGTTAACGGTGTCGGCGCACGTGGCGTTCACTAAGCAGAGCGTGAACGTTGCGGATCTTCCGCAAGATTCGAGGTTCCCGAAAG GTGTCGGCCTCGGGGACGACGAAGCTCATCATGTGATCGCACTTCCGGTACTATTGGAGACCGGCCGCTGCCTGGCGGTACTCGAGTTTACGAGGTCCTGGGAGCGAGACCCGTTCTCGAAGCGCGAGTACGAGATGGCACACGCCGTGCTCTGCTGGGTCGCTTCCTGTGTTCAGAAACTCAAGATGAACAAG CTTCTGAAGATCCAGGCGCGCTTAAACCAATACCTTCTGCAGAGCGCGCGCTCCTTGTTCGACGACATGCAGAACATCGACCTCCTCATCACCAAGATCATGACCTTCACCAAGGAGCTTGTCAGTGCAGACAGGTGTAGCCTGTTTCTCGTCGATCAGGTCAG GAAGGAGCTGGTGGCGGAGTTTTTTGACGAGGGAAAGTCGTCTGAGGACGGCACACCACTCTACACGAAGACCTCGCAGATCCGGTTCTCAGTTGAGAAGGGAATCAGTGGATACGTCGCGAGGACGGGGCTG AGCGTGAACATCCGGGACGCAAACAGCGACGAGCGGTTCAATCCTGAAGTCGACAATAAGACCGGATATCGCACCCAAAGCGTTCTATGCCTGCCGATTCATGGCAAGACGGGAGTGATCAGTGTAATGATGCTGCTCAATAA ACAGGAAGAGAGGTTCTTTACAGAAGAGGACGAACGGTCATTCCAGAGTTTTTCCGTCTACTCTGCCCTCGCCCTCCAGTATGCCCGGATTTTCAACCAGTTAACGCACCAGCAGGCCAAGTACAAG GTCGCCATGGACGTGCTTGAGTTCCATATCAAGGGTCCCGACTCAGAGGTCCAAGAGTTGCGTAAAGACCCTTACATACCAGACGACAAAATTCCTTACGCGTTCTGGAGTTTTGATTTCTTCATCAATGACGACATAGTTCCAGACCTGCCGAAGCTGTTTATCAAAATATGCACGGATATATTTGGTCCAAAACAGTTCGATTTAACCAAGCTATGTCGATTTATCATCACTGTCCGAAAGAATTATCGTCCGGTTACCTATCACAATTGGCAACACGGTTTTACAGTCGCGCATTCGCTGTGGCGAATTGTAAAATTATGCGACAACGCTGGTTTTGACAAAGTTGAGAAACTGGCGCTCATATTTGCCGGGATATCGCATGATATAGATCATCGCGGATACAACAACGATTTCTTCCGAAAGTTGCAACAGCCGCTGGCGGCGCTTTACTCGACGTCTACGATGGAGCAGCACCATTACCGACAGACAGTGACCATCCTGCACGCGGAGGGACACGACATCTTCTCCAGCCTGTCATCGGAGGACCACAGCAGACTGTTGGAACTCATCCG ATTGAACATCCTCGCAACAGATTTGTCGCTATATTTCGGCAACCAGAAGTTCCTTGCGGGTCTGTCGGCTAAGGGAGAGTTCTCATTTGAATCCAATGAGCACCGGAAGGCCCTTTCCTCCATCATCATGACGGCGGCCGACCTCTGCGCCATCTCGAAACCCTGGGAAACTCAGAGACCCACGATCGACAATTTGTACAAAGAGTTTTACGAACAG GGAGATATCGAAAAGAGAAAGGGTTTCAAACCGATGCCGATGATGGACCGACTTACACAGGAAGAGGTACCGCAACAGCAG